A region of Solanum dulcamara chromosome 7, daSolDulc1.2, whole genome shotgun sequence DNA encodes the following proteins:
- the LOC129896089 gene encoding auxin-responsive protein IAA26-like: MEGYSRKWLIRRGEETNHGNSEEKKLELRLGPPNGDWSCSEKDETLFPFSYNISKGNHAQNFSSFLQLQSTAQSQSLKVQESPQTGCTKTADVQSTEKKKAFSQTATVHNSAQKRTAPAPVVGWPPVRSFRKNLASSSSVKPAVESHNVVPSKSANKKPMEICQKGLFVKINMDGIPIGRKVDLKAYDSYDKLSSAVDQLFRGLLAAQNDPSAGGNEKEEDGEKAISGLLDGSGEYTLVYEDNEGDRMLVGDVPWHMFVSTVKRLRVLKSSDLSTLTRGTKQQH, translated from the exons ATGGAAGGTTATTCAAGAAAATGGCTTATACGAAGAGGTGAAGAAACAAATCATGGAAATTCTGAAGAAAAAAAGCTTGAGTTAAGGCTCGGTCCTCCAAACGGAGACTGGTCTTGTAGTGAAAAAGATGAAACCCTTTTTCCATTTAGTTACAACATCTCAAAGGGTAACCATGCCCAgaatttttcttcatttcttcaGCTTCAATCAACGGCACAGAGCCAAAGCCTGAAGGTACAGGAATCACCACAGACAGGCTGCACCAAAACAGCAGATGTACAGAGCACAGAGAAGAAAAAAGCATTTTCACAAACAGCTACTGTGCATAACAGCGCTCAGAAAAG gactGCACCAGCACCAGTAGTAGGTTGGCCTCCAGTTCGTTCATTTAGGAAGAATCTTGCAAGTAGCAGCTCTGTGAAACCTGCAGTTGAGTCACATAATGTGGTCCCAAGTAAGAGTGCCAACAAAAAACCAATGGAAATTTGTCAGAAAGGATTATTTGTTAAGATCAACATGGATGGTATTCCTATTGGAAGGAAAGTAGATCTCAAAGCTTATGACAGCTATGACAAGCTTTCTTCTGCTGTTGATCAACTTTTTAGAGGCCTTCTTGCAG CTCAAAATGATCCATCTGCTGGTGGGAATGAGAAGGAGGAAGACGGGGAAAAAGCGATAAGTGGTTTATTGGACGGAAGTGGGGAATATACTCTTGTATATGAGGATAATGAAGGTGACAGGATGCTTGTTGGGGATGTCCCTTGGCA CATGTTTGTGTCCACGGTGAAAAGGCTGCGTGTGTTGAAAAGCTCTGACCTATCTACACTTACAC GTGGAACTAAGCAGCAGCATTAG
- the LOC129895991 gene encoding hexokinase-1: MKKATVAAAVVGAAAVCAVAALIVNHRMRKSSKWGRAMAILREFEEKCRTQDAKLKQVADAMTVEMHAGLASEGGSKLKMLITYVDNLPTGDEAGVFYALDLGGTNFRVLRVQLGGKDGGIIHQEFAEASIPPSLMVGTSDALFDYIAAELAKFVAEEEEKFHQPIGKQRELGFTFSFPVMQTSINSGTIMRWTKGFSIDDAVGQDVVGELTKAMKRKGVDMRVSALVNDTVGTLAGGKYTQKDVAVAVILGTGTNAAYVERVQAIPKWHGPVPKSGEMVINMEWGNFRSSHLPLTEYDHALDNESLNPGEQIFEKMTSGMYLGEILRRVLLKMAEEAGVFGDEVPPKLKDPFVLRTPDMSAMHHDTSSDLKVVGEKLKDILEISNTSLKTRRLVVELSNIVATRGARLAAAGVLGILKKMGRDTPKQGGSERTVIAMDGGLYEHYTEYRMCLENSLKELLGEELATSIVFVHSNDGSGIGAALLAASHSLYLENQS, encoded by the exons atgaagaaagcGACGGTGGCAGCCGCCGTGGTTGGCGCAGCAGCGGTGTGTGCTGTGGCGGCGTTAATAGTGAACCACCGGATGCGGAAATCTAGCAAATGGGGTCGTGCTATGGCTATTCTTCGTGAATTTGAGGAAAAGTGTAGAACCCAAGATGCAAAGCTTAAGCAAGTCGCTGATGCTATGACCGTCGAGATGCACGCCGGACTTGCCTCTGAAGGCGGCAGCAAGCTCAAGATGCTTATTACCTACGTCGATAATCTACCAACTGG TGATGAAGCTGGCGTCTTTTATGCATTGGATCTTGGTGGAACAAATTTTCGAGTATTGCGAGTGCAATTGGGCGGAAAAGATGGTGGTATTATTCATCAAGAATTTGCTGAGGCATCAATTCCTCCAAGTTTGATGGTTGGGACTTCAGAT GCACTTTTTGATTATATTGCGGCAGAGCTTGCAAAATTTGTTGCTGAGGAAGAGGAAAAATTTCATCAGCCTATTGGTAAGCAGAGAGAACTAGGTTTCACCTTCTCATTCCCAGTAATGCAGACTTCAATCAACTCTGGGACAATTATGCGGTGGACAAAAGGCTTCTCTATTGATGATGCG GTTGGCCAAGATGTTGTTGGAGAACTCACAAAAGCTATGAAAAGAAAAGGCGTCGATATGCGGGTCTCAGCTCTG GTGAATGATACCGTTGGAACGTTGGCTGGTGGTAAATATACGCAAAAGGATGTAGCTGTTGCTGTTATCTTAGGTACCGGGACCAATGCAGCTTATGTGGAACGTGTGCAGGCAATTCCAAAGTGGCATGGTCCTGTGCCCAAATCTGGTGAAATG GTTATCAATATGGAATGGGGTAATTTTAGGTCATCCCATCTTCCCTTGACAGAGTATGATCATGCATTGGATAATGAGAGTTTGAATCCTGGTGAACAG ATATTTGAGAAGATGACCTCTGGCATGTACTTGGGAGAAATTTTACGCAGAGTTCTACTCAAGATGGCTGAAGAAGCTGGCGTTTTTGGTGATGAGGTCCCTCCAAAGCTCAAGGATCCATTTGTGTTAAG GACCCCTGATATGTCTGCTATGCATCATGACACATCCTCTGATCTGAAAGTGGTTGGTGAAAAGCTGAAGGATATATTAGAG ATATCTAATACGTCCTTGAAGACAAGGAGATTAGTGGTTGAGCTGAGCAACATCGTAGCAACACGTGGGGCAAGACTTGCAGCTGCAGGGGTATTGGGTATCTTGAAAAAGATGGGAAGAGATACGCCTAAGCAGGGTGGTTCAGAAAGGACGGTTATAGCCATGGATGGCGGGTTGTATGAGCACTACACAGAATATAGGATGTGCCTAGAGAACTCTTTGAAGGAATTGCTCGGAGAGGAATTGGCAACGAGCATTGTTTTTGTGCACTCCAATGATGGTTCTGGCATTGGTGCTGCTCTTCTTGCTGCCTCTCACTCACTGTACCTTGAAAATCAATCTTAG